In Halobaculum limi, one DNA window encodes the following:
- a CDS encoding DNA-directed RNA polymerase subunit L: MELRVIEKTDEELRIEIAGEDHTFMNVLKGQLLETEGVAAATYDMNPEQSGGQTEPILSVKTEDGLDPLDALAEAANGVSANLKELYDDIEAAFADADAAEA, encoded by the coding sequence AGACGGACGAGGAACTCCGCATCGAGATCGCGGGCGAGGACCACACGTTCATGAACGTCCTCAAGGGCCAACTCCTCGAGACGGAGGGAGTCGCCGCCGCGACGTACGACATGAACCCCGAGCAGTCGGGTGGTCAGACGGAGCCGATCCTCTCTGTCAAGACTGAAGACGGCCTCGACCCACTCGACGCCCTCGCTGAGGCTGCGAACGGCGTCTCTGCGAATCTCAAAGAACTGTACGACGACATCGAGGCCGCGTTCGCGGACGCCGACGCCGCCGAAGCGTAA